One part of the Rutidosis leptorrhynchoides isolate AG116_Rl617_1_P2 chromosome 1, CSIRO_AGI_Rlap_v1, whole genome shotgun sequence genome encodes these proteins:
- the LOC139896993 gene encoding F-box/kelch-repeat protein At3g23880-like, producing MSHLPHDILVNILSRLPAKSLGQFKSVCRYWFSLISSETFVKLHHHQALNDIHTNHSRIFIMSNHSMHSVDYESPACYEEGVDDDDAKGFVSLNNPLTEEAVGERLLGSCYSFIYFVCYNQCILLWNPTTQKTRLIPDPSMTDGDPFYGLGYVFSTDDYKMVRASCCISSKSISFDVFNLNIGYWKMGQASDIDIDDPDLIEIFFNGSLNWLVRYRGDHDKRAKVLSFDMKYEIFKVTTLPDCGAFFSLGDMKGCLYAVCGGDGADMEIWVMKEYGAESSWSKVIKLNSIEFHCGYQLWPVCFTKEGDDVIIDIDSWTMVRYNLSNKTIKMFKFRGTYLHDWLVYHQTLVSS from the coding sequence ATGTCTCATCTTCCTCATGATATCTTAGTCAACATACTTTCGAGATTACCAGCAAAGTCTCTAGGGCAATTCAAATCTGTATGCAGGTACTGGTTCTCATTAATATCATCTGAAACTTTTGTTAAATTGCATCATCATCAAGCCCTTAATGATATACACACGAATCATTCCCGAATATTTATCATGTCAAATCATTCAATGCACTCGGTGGATTATGAATCCCCAGCATGTTATGAAGAaggcgttgatgatgatgatgcaaaGGGATTTGTCAGTTTAAACAATCCTCTAACAGAAGAAGCTGTTGGTGAAAGGCTGTTGGGGTCTTGTTACAGCTTCATCTATTTTGTTTGTTATAACCAGTGCATCCTCTTGTGGAACCCAACTACCCAAAAGACCCGACTAATACCAGACCCATCAATGACAGATGGCGATCCGTTTTACGGACTCGGTTATGTTTTTTCTACAGACGATTACAAAATGGTAAGAGCCTCTTGTTGTATATCTAGCAAGTCCATCAGTTTTGATGTTTTCAATCTCAATATTGGATACTGGAAAATGGGTCAAGCGTCTGATATTGATATAGATGATCCAGATTTAATTGAGATTTTCTTTAACGGATCACTTAATTGGCTAGTTAGATATAGAGGCGATCATGATAAGCGTGCAAAAGTTCTTTCTTTTGATATGAAATATGAGATTTTTAAAGTAACCACACTACCAGATTGTGGTGCATTTTTTAGTTTGGGAGATATGAAAGGCTGTCTATATGCAGTTTGTGGTGGTGATGGTGCAGATATGGAAATATGGGTAATGAAGGAATATGGTGCTGAAAGCTCATGGAGTAAGGTGATTAAGTTGAATTCTATTGAATTTCATTGTGGTTATCAGTTGTGGCCGGTGTGTTTTACGAAAGAAGGTGATGATGTCATTATCGATATAGATTCATGGACCATGGTGAGATACAATTTATCGAATAAAACCATCAAGATGTTTAAGTTCCGTGGTACTTATTTGCATGATTGGCTGGTCTATCACCAGACTTTAGTTTCATCTTAG
- the LOC139896985 gene encoding F-box/kelch-repeat protein At3g23880-like, which translates to MSHLPDDILVNILSRLPAKSLGQFKSVCKCWFSLISSENFVNLHQHHAICDIHTNHSRVFIMSNNSMHSVNYESPSCYEGVDDDAESIVSLNNPLTKEAVGEKLLGSCYSLIFFVCFDECILLWNPTTQKTRLIPDPIMTDGTPFYGLGYDFSTNDYKMVRASCSISSKSISFGVFNLKTGYWKMGQATHIDIEDNPDEIGIFSNRSLNWLVRHSAGFNKLEIILSFDMRDEIFTIFSLPDCGGFSCLGDMKGCLYAVSGGDGADADIWVMKEYGLESSWSKVIKLNFSEFYCDYEMWPVCFTLEDDVIIDLDSWTMVRYSLTNKTIKKFKKRTTDWHDWLVYHQTLVSP; encoded by the coding sequence ATGTCTCATCTTCCCGATGATATCTTAGTCAACATACTTTCGAGATTACCTGCAAAGTCTCTAGGGCAATTTAAATCTGTATGCAAGTGCTGGTTTTCCTTAATATCATCCGAAAATTTTGTTAATTTGCATCAGCATCATGCCATCTGTGATATACACACTAATCATTCTCGAGTATTTATCATGTCAAATAACTCAATGCACTCGGTAAATTATGAATCCCCTTCATGTTATGAAGGCGTTGATGACGATGCAGAGAGCATTGTCAGTTTAAATAATCCCCTAACAAAAGAAGCAGTTGGTGAAAAGCTGTTGGGGTCTTGTTACAGTTTGATATTTTTTGTATGTTTTGACGAGTGCATCCTCTTGTGGAACCCAACTACCCAGAAGACCCGACTAATACCAGACCCGATAATGACAGATGGCACTCCGTTTTACGGACTCGGTTATGATTTTTCCACAAATGATTACAAAATGGTAAGAGCCTCTTGTTCTATATCTAGTAAGTCCATCAGTTTTGGCGTTTTCAACCTCAAAACTGGATACTGGAAAATGGGTCAAGCCACCCATATTGACATAGAGGATAATCCAGATGAAATTGGGATTTTTTCAAATAGATCACTTAATTGGTTAGTTAGACATAGTGCCGGTTTTAATAAACTTGAAATTATTCTTTCGTTTGATATGAGAGATGAGATTTTTACAATATTCTCACTACCAGATTGTGGTGGATTTTCTTGTTTGGGAGATATGAAAGGTTGTCTGTATGCAGTTTCTGGCGGTGATGGTGCAGATGCAGATATATGGGTGATGAAGGAATATGGTTTGGAAAGCTCATGGAGTAAGGTAATTAAATTGAATTTTAGTGAGTTTTATTGCGATTATGAAATGTGGCCGGTGTGTTTTACGCTGGAAGATGATGTCATCATTGATTTAGATTCATGGACCATGGTGAGATACAGTTTAACGAATAAAACCATCAAGAAGTTTAAAAAACGTACTACTGATTGGCACGATTGGCTTGTCTATCACCAGACTCTAGTTTCACCTTAG